Below is a window of Halolamina sp. CBA1230 DNA.
GGACGTCGGCGGCCTCGAAGTCGAAGAGGAGACCGAGGCCGAGATCGAGGACGAGGCGGAAGAAGAGGAAGCCGAGGAGGAGGAGGTCGAGACCGAGCTCCGCCCCCGCGGCCACGCCGACAAGACGCCCGACCTCGACGACGAGACCGCGGCTGCCCTCGCCCAGAAGCACCGCGAGGGGAAGCCGAAGTTCAACCGTCAGGACCACCACAAGAAGAAGCGCGTCTCCACCTCGTGGCGGCGCCCGCGCGGCCAGCTCTCGAAGCTGCGCCGCGGCATCAAGGGGAAAGGCGACACGGTCGAGGCGGGGTTCCGCTCGCCGAAGGCGGCTCGTGGCCTCCACCCCAGTGGCTTCGAGGAAGTGTACGTCCACAACGTCGACGACCTCGACGGCGTGGACGCCGACACGGAAGCGGTCCGCATCGCCTCGAAGGTCGGCGCCCGCAAGCGCGAGCGCATCGAGGAGGAGTGTGAGGACGCCGGCATTCGCGTCCTCAACCCGACCTACGTCGAAGTGGAGGTAGAGGAATGACGGATCTGAGCGCACAGAAGCGGCTCGCCGCCGAGGAGCTCGACGTCGGCGAGAACCGCGTCTGGTTCGACCCGGAGGCACAGGACGAGCTCGCGGAGGCGATCACCCGCGAGGACATCCGCGACCTGATCGCGGACGGAACCATCCGCGCGGAGGACGCCAAGTCCAACTCCCGTGGCCGCGCCCGCGAACGGCAGGCCAAGCGTGACTACGGTCACCAGACCGGCGCCGGCTCCCGGAAGGGGAAGTCCGGTGCCCGGCGGGACAGCAAGGAGGACTGGGTCAGCCGCATCCGCGCCCAGCGCGAGCGGCTGAAGGAGCTCCGCGACGAGGAGGAGGTTCTCGACGCCTCCCAGTACCGCGAGCTGTACAACAAGGCCAGCGGCGGCGAGTTCGATAGCGTCGCCCGCCTCGAGGCCTTCGCGGAGAACAACTACGACGTCGAGATCGGAGGCGACGACTAATGGCAACAGGACCACGATACAAGGTGCCGATGCGTCGTCGCCGTGAGGTCCGCACGGACTACCATCAGCGGTTGCGCCTGCTGAAATCCGGCAAGCCTCGCCTGGTCGCCCGGGTGAGCAACAAGCACGTCAGGGCGCAGCTGGCCAGTCCCGGACCGGACGGCGACGAGATCCACGCCGCAGCGTCCAGCGAGGACCTGTCGGAGTACGGCTGGGAGGCCCCCACGGGCAATCTCCCGAGCGCGTACCTGACGGGCTACCTCGCGGGCCTGCGCGCGGTCGACGCCGGCCTCGACGAGGCCGTGCTCGACCTGGGTCTCAACACGGCGACGCCCGGCAGTAAGGTGTTCGCAGTACAGGAAGGTGCAATCGACGCAGGGCTCGAGATCCCCCACAGTGACAGCGTCCTCGCGGACTGGTCGCGTAACCGTGGCGAGCATATCGCCGAGTACGCCGAGCAGGTCGAGGGCGATCTGTACAGCGGGGAGTTCGACGCCACGGAGCTGCCCGCGCACTTCGACGACGTGCGCGAGGCGCTCCAGGAGGACCACGAATGAGCCAGAACGACGGCTGGGAGCCGGTAACGCGGCTCGGCAAGCAAGTGCAGGACGGAGAGATCACCTCCATGCAGGAGGCGCTGGAGTCCGGGCTCCCGCTGAAGGAGCACGAGATCGTTGACCAGCTCCTCCCCGGCATGGAGGACGAAGTACTGGACATCAACATGGTCCAGCGCATGACCGACTCCGGCCGGCGGGTGAAGTTCCGCTGTGTCGTCGTCGTGGGGAACCGCGACGGCTACCTCGGCTACGCCGAGGGCCGCGACGATCAGGTCGGCGGCGCGATCCAGAAGGCCATCGAAGTGGCCAAGCTGAACGTGATCAGCGTCGACCGCGGCTCGGGCTCCTGGGAGGACCAGGCCGGCGGCGTGAACTCGCTGACCCGGCGTGCCGAGGGGAAAGCCGGCTCCGTCGAGGTCGAAGTCATCCCGGCCCCGCAGGGGCTCGGGCTGGCCGGCGCCGAGACCGTCCGGAACATCCTCGAACTGGCCGGCGTGCAGGACGCCTGGACCCAGTCGAACGGGAACACCCGGACGACGGTCAACCTCGCGAAGGCGACGTTCAACGCGCTCGAGAACGCCTCGCAGGCGCGCACGCCGGACCGCGCACGGCGCGTCCAGCGTGAGGCCGAGGACGGGGTGAGCAACTGATGCGGGCGGTCGTCCAGCTCCGCGGCGAGATCGACATGAACCAGGGCCAGCGCGACACCCTGGACATGCTCAACATCGGCCGCGTCAACCACGCGACGCTCGTCCCCGAGACCGACACGTACGACGGGATGGTCGCGAAGGTCAACGACTTCGTCGCCCACGGCGAGCCCTCCGTCGAGACGCTGGCGCTCGTGCTCGAGACGCGTGCGGACGCGCTCGACGCCGACGCCGACGTCGACGAGGAGTACCTCGCCGAGGAGACGGAGTACGACAGCTTCGAGGCGCTCGCGGAGGCGCTGCTCGACGAGGAGACGACGCTGCGCGAGCAGAACATCTCCCCGACGCTGCGGCTCCACCCGCCACGCGGCGGGCACGACGGCATCAAGCATCCGGACAGCACGAGCGGGGAGCTCGGTCCCCACGAGGAGATCGATCCGCTCCTGGAGGCGATGCGATAATGACCAGCAAGAAACGACGACAGCGCGGCTCCCGCACCCACGGCGGCGGTAGCCACAAGAACCGGCGCGGCGCCGGCCACCGTGGCGGCCGCGGCAAGGCGGGCAGCCGCAAACACGAGATGCACCACTACGGGCCCTGGGCGAAGCACGGCTTCACCCAGCCCGAGGAGGTACAGGACAACGTCGTCGAGGTGCGCGTCCAGAAGATCGACGAGGACGCCGCGCTGCTGGCGGCCGAGGGCGTCGCCGAGAACGACGACGGCGCCTACACGATCGACGCTCGCGACGTGGCCGAGGACGGCTGGGAGGCCGACGTTGTGAAGGTGCTCGGCAACGGGCAGGTCCGCCAGGAGCTGCACGTCACCGCCGACGCGTTCAGCGACGCCGCGAGTGAGCTGATCGAGGACGCCGGTGGCTCGACCACCGTCTCCGAGCGCGCCCAGGAGCGCGCCGAGCGGGAGGCCGAGCAGGCCGCTGACGACGAGAGCGAGGACTGACCATGAGCTGGAAGGAGACCGCCGAACCGGTGCTCACGCGGATGCCCACGGTCGCGCGGCCGGAGGGGCACGTCCCCTTCAAGCGCAAGCTGCTGTGGACCGCCGGCATCCTCGTGATGTACTTCTTCCTGACGAACGTCACGCTGTACGGGCTCCAGACCGGAGGCGGCGACTTCTACGGCCAGTTCCGGTCGATCCTCGCCGGCGCGTCCGGCTCGATCCTCCAGCTCGGGATCGGCCCCATCGTCACGGCGTCGATCGTGCTCCAGCTGCTGGGCGGGGCGGACCTGCTCGGGCTGGACACGGAGAACGACCCGCGTGACCAGGTGCTGTACCAGGGGCTCCAGAAGCTGCTGGTCGTCGTGATGTGCGTCCTGACCGGCGCGCCGATGGTGTTCGCGAGCCCGATCCTGAGCGCCGACCCGCAGGTCGCGCAGTCGCTGGGGATCGGTCTCCGCGGCGTCGAGGGGCTGCTGTTCGCCCAGATCATGGTCGGCGGGATCCTGATCCTGTTCATGGACGAGATCGTGAGCAAGTGGGGCGTCGGCTCCGGGGTCGGCCTGTTCATCATCGCCGGCGTGAGCCAGCGCCTCGTCAGCGGCCTGTTCGGCTGGCAGGGGCTGACGGGCAACAGTGGGTTCGTCTCCTCCTGGATCGGGATCATCACCGGGAGCACCGAGCTCCCGGGGTCGCCGCTGACCACCGACGGGCTCAGCGCGATCTTCCTCGGCCAGGGGATGATCCTCGCGATGATCACGACGGTGCTGATCTTCGTCGTGGTCGTCTACGCCGAGAGCGTTCGCGTGGAGATCCCCCTCTCGCACGCCCGCGTGAAGGGGGCCCGCGGGAAGTTCCCCGTGAAGCTCATCTACGCGAGCGTCCTGCCGATGATCCTCGTCCGGGCGCTGCAGGCGAACCTGCAGTTCCTCGGGCAGATCCTCCACAGCCAGTGGGCCGGCATGCCCGCCTGGCTGGGCGAGTACGACCAGCAGAGCGGCCAGGTCATCGAGGGGATCTTCTGGTACCTCAAGCCGATCCAGGCGCCCGAGCAGTGGATGTGGTTCACGGGCGCGACCGTCACCGCCGAGTGGTGGGAGGTCGTGATCCGCATCGCCATCGACCTGACGTTCATGGTGGTCGGCGGCGCGATCTTCGCGATCTTCTGGGTGGAGACCACCGGGATGGGCCCGGAGGCCACCGCCAAGCAGATCCAGAACTCCGGGATGCAGATCCCCGGGTTCCGGCGGAACCCCCAGGTGATCGAGAAGGTGATGGAGCGGTACATCCCGCAGGTCACCGTCATCGGCGGCGCCCTCGTCGGGCTGCTGGCGGTGATGGCGAACATGCTCGGCACCATCGGCGAGGTCTCCGGAACCGGGCTGCTGCTGACGGTCTCTATCACGTACAAGCTGTACGAGGAGATCGCCGAGGAGCAGCTGATGGAGATGCACCCGATGATGCGCCAGATGTTCGGCTCGGAGTAACCCCACTGGGGACCCACCTTTTTTCTAGGCTGTCTCCTTACGTTGGGCATACTCATGCCCGACGGCCCACATAGCAAGGTCAAACTCAACGTCCGAGTCTCACCTTCCAAGAAAGAGGAATGGAAGGACGCACTCGAAGAGGGTGAGACCCTCACATCGTTAGTACAGCGAGCTGTCGATCACGAGATCCGGGACGAGTATGTCCTGAAGGACGCTATCGAGGAAGTCGTCGCTTCACCTCAGCAATCAGAGGTTGATTTCTCAGAGGTTACGGACCAGGTCGGAGAGTTACAGCAGGACATCAACTCGCTCGAAGGCAAAATCGACACACTGTCCGCAGCCAATTCGTCGTCAAGGGAGACGACCGATGTTGTAGAGTTAGCGATGGATGTCTTGCCGCGGATTCCTTCTTACCCTGGCGACATTCCCCAACACGTGCATGAGTCGTTAGGGGGGAAAGGTGAGATGGATGATCAAGAGTACATCCGGTTCCTAGTCAAATCGTCTCGTGAGTCTTCTGATTTCTCAATCGAGGGGAGTGCTCAACGTATATCGAACGAAATGGGGGAGCCAGCCCATATCGTCCGTGAAGCCCTCATACACCTCGAAACGAACACGACGGAGAACGTGACAAGCGCTGTCGTGGATGGCACCCGCCACTGGATGCAACTATGAGAAACAACAAGGGTCAATACTCCAGTCCTGCTGACAAGCAGATTTCGGAGGAAATGGAGGAATTGCTGGGAATATACCTTGACAGTCTCCAGCAACAAAAATCAGACACGTCTGACAGTACGATCGAGACTCGAAGCCGAGAAGTCCGTTACTGGCTTGCGTTCTGTGAACATAACGATATTGAGCCACTTCGTGCGACCACTGCTGACGTACGCGCCTATCTCCAGACGATCACGGACAAATCTGACACGACGATCGGCAATTACTACGCTTCTGTTCAGTCCTTTTACTCGATCACTCAAAACGACCAGGCACACAAACGGTTGGAACTTGCTAACGGCCATCCCTGCGACAAGAATGCAGGGATTAGCCTCAAAGATGACTACGGCGTCCATCGGTCTACTCCCGAATATCGAAAACAACACAGCCTCTCTGCCAAGGAGATCGACGGCATTCGAGAGAATTCTGGGGACGTTCTGGCGTTGATACCCGAAAAAGTCGAGATGCTATTCGACAACGTGCCCGGAAAGACTCCTGAAACGCGATTAAGGAACGAGGTTGCATGCCGGCTGAATTGGTATACTGGATGCCGGAGCGTCGAATTGTCCAGGCTGAAAATACAGAATATTGACTGGGAAAACTGCGCCATCAACGTCAAATCTGCCAAACTCAAAGCATCCGAGAACCCAGATCTCGTTCGCCGGAACGTATTCTTCCCCGAAGAATTCAGGTTCCAACTTAAACGATGGTGTGAACGTGTCCGACACGGATTCTCATCTCAAGTGGAACCAGAACACGGAGCCATCCTCTGTACGA
It encodes the following:
- a CDS encoding 50S ribosomal protein L32e gives rise to the protein MADDAPEEIEDISGVGPSKAETLAEAGYDSVEDLKAASQSELAEVEGVGNALAARIKADVGGLEVEEETEAEIEDEAEEEEAEEEEVETELRPRGHADKTPDLDDETAAALAQKHREGKPKFNRQDHHKKKRVSTSWRRPRGQLSKLRRGIKGKGDTVEAGFRSPKAARGLHPSGFEEVYVHNVDDLDGVDADTEAVRIASKVGARKRERIEEECEDAGIRVLNPTYVEVEVEE
- a CDS encoding 50S ribosomal protein L19e, whose protein sequence is MTDLSAQKRLAAEELDVGENRVWFDPEAQDELAEAITREDIRDLIADGTIRAEDAKSNSRGRARERQAKRDYGHQTGAGSRKGKSGARRDSKEDWVSRIRAQRERLKELRDEEEVLDASQYRELYNKASGGEFDSVARLEAFAENNYDVEIGGDD
- a CDS encoding 50S ribosomal protein L18, with protein sequence MATGPRYKVPMRRRREVRTDYHQRLRLLKSGKPRLVARVSNKHVRAQLASPGPDGDEIHAAASSEDLSEYGWEAPTGNLPSAYLTGYLAGLRAVDAGLDEAVLDLGLNTATPGSKVFAVQEGAIDAGLEIPHSDSVLADWSRNRGEHIAEYAEQVEGDLYSGEFDATELPAHFDDVREALQEDHE
- a CDS encoding 30S ribosomal protein S5, which translates into the protein MSQNDGWEPVTRLGKQVQDGEITSMQEALESGLPLKEHEIVDQLLPGMEDEVLDINMVQRMTDSGRRVKFRCVVVVGNRDGYLGYAEGRDDQVGGAIQKAIEVAKLNVISVDRGSGSWEDQAGGVNSLTRRAEGKAGSVEVEVIPAPQGLGLAGAETVRNILELAGVQDAWTQSNGNTRTTVNLAKATFNALENASQARTPDRARRVQREAEDGVSN
- a CDS encoding 50S ribosomal protein L30; amino-acid sequence: MRAVVQLRGEIDMNQGQRDTLDMLNIGRVNHATLVPETDTYDGMVAKVNDFVAHGEPSVETLALVLETRADALDADADVDEEYLAEETEYDSFEALAEALLDEETTLREQNISPTLRLHPPRGGHDGIKHPDSTSGELGPHEEIDPLLEAMR
- a CDS encoding uL15m family ribosomal protein; translation: MTSKKRRQRGSRTHGGGSHKNRRGAGHRGGRGKAGSRKHEMHHYGPWAKHGFTQPEEVQDNVVEVRVQKIDEDAALLAAEGVAENDDGAYTIDARDVAEDGWEADVVKVLGNGQVRQELHVTADAFSDAASELIEDAGGSTTVSERAQERAEREAEQAADDESED
- the secY gene encoding preprotein translocase subunit SecY; its protein translation is MSWKETAEPVLTRMPTVARPEGHVPFKRKLLWTAGILVMYFFLTNVTLYGLQTGGGDFYGQFRSILAGASGSILQLGIGPIVTASIVLQLLGGADLLGLDTENDPRDQVLYQGLQKLLVVVMCVLTGAPMVFASPILSADPQVAQSLGIGLRGVEGLLFAQIMVGGILILFMDEIVSKWGVGSGVGLFIIAGVSQRLVSGLFGWQGLTGNSGFVSSWIGIITGSTELPGSPLTTDGLSAIFLGQGMILAMITTVLIFVVVVYAESVRVEIPLSHARVKGARGKFPVKLIYASVLPMILVRALQANLQFLGQILHSQWAGMPAWLGEYDQQSGQVIEGIFWYLKPIQAPEQWMWFTGATVTAEWWEVVIRIAIDLTFMVVGGAIFAIFWVETTGMGPEATAKQIQNSGMQIPGFRRNPQVIEKVMERYIPQVTVIGGALVGLLAVMANMLGTIGEVSGTGLLLTVSITYKLYEEIAEEQLMEMHPMMRQMFGSE
- a CDS encoding site-specific integrase; translation: MRNNKGQYSSPADKQISEEMEELLGIYLDSLQQQKSDTSDSTIETRSREVRYWLAFCEHNDIEPLRATTADVRAYLQTITDKSDTTIGNYYASVQSFYSITQNDQAHKRLELANGHPCDKNAGISLKDDYGVHRSTPEYRKQHSLSAKEIDGIRENSGDVLALIPEKVEMLFDNVPGKTPETRLRNEVACRLNWYTGCRSVELSRLKIQNIDWENCAINVKSAKLKASENPDLVRRNVFFPEEFRFQLKRWCERVRHGFSSQVEPEHGAILCTTHSKTMDGAQINDIVKQAADNAGVQRPLRPANPEPNEEIKEWFVTTHRIRRSAISYWVNDCETIDLHQARRLAGHARLDQTMEYVEDDEEQLAEDYQQAMG